The proteins below come from a single Alkalispirillum mobile genomic window:
- the recJ gene encoding single-stranded-DNA-specific exonuclease RecJ, whose product MRRIVRRPATDLPAELTRRLPEVLQRVYARRPIQSANELELGLDQLLPPDDLAGTARAAEVLAGAMRQQARICVVGDFDADGATSCALALRGLRAMGAKRVGYLVPNRFEYGYGLTPELVELAVREQAPDLIITVDNGISSLEGVAAARARGIPVVITDHHLPPEKLPDAEAIVNPNLPEQAFGSRNLAGVGVMFYVLAALRSHLRRAGWFEAEKLSVPRLDRLLDLVALGTVADVVPLDHNNRILVSQGLGRIRAGVGCAGIRALLEVAGREPDLLVASDLGFAVGPRLNAAGRLTDMALGVECLLTDDPQRARALAARLDGLNRERRDIEARMTGEALELLGDLGDPVSGQARPMGLCLSDEAWHQGVIGILASRLKERYQCPVVAFAPTGDGMLKGSGRSIPGLHLRDLLEAINRQYPGLIPRFGGHAMAAGLSLKASDFPLFQQAFEATLEEELEGGLPDGEIATDGELAGAELGLAAARQLRKAGPWGQGFPEPVFDGRFEVLGTRIVGERHVRINLAHPEGRAPLEAIAFNGVDRGWDGLDGACPRLAYRLDVNRWRGRERPQLVVEHVED is encoded by the coding sequence ATGCGCCGGATAGTCCGACGTCCCGCCACCGATCTACCCGCTGAATTGACCCGCAGGCTGCCCGAGGTGCTGCAGCGGGTCTATGCCCGCCGCCCGATACAGTCTGCGAATGAGCTGGAGCTGGGCCTCGACCAGTTGCTGCCGCCGGACGATCTCGCCGGTACGGCGCGGGCCGCTGAAGTGCTGGCCGGCGCCATGCGGCAACAGGCGCGCATCTGCGTGGTGGGCGATTTCGATGCCGATGGCGCCACCAGCTGTGCGCTGGCGCTTCGGGGGTTGCGGGCGATGGGTGCGAAGCGTGTGGGCTACCTGGTGCCCAACCGCTTCGAGTACGGCTACGGGCTTACCCCGGAGCTGGTGGAGTTGGCGGTAAGGGAGCAGGCCCCCGACCTGATCATTACCGTGGACAACGGTATCTCGAGCCTGGAGGGCGTCGCCGCGGCCCGGGCCCGGGGCATCCCGGTGGTGATCACTGACCACCACCTGCCGCCGGAAAAGCTGCCGGACGCCGAGGCGATCGTAAACCCCAACCTCCCGGAGCAGGCCTTCGGGAGCCGGAACCTGGCCGGGGTCGGGGTGATGTTCTATGTGCTTGCCGCGCTGCGCAGCCACCTGCGGCGGGCTGGCTGGTTCGAGGCGGAAAAGCTGTCCGTGCCCCGCCTGGACCGGCTACTGGACCTGGTGGCCCTGGGCACCGTGGCCGACGTGGTACCGCTCGACCACAACAACCGTATTCTCGTCTCCCAGGGGTTGGGCCGCATTCGCGCCGGTGTGGGTTGCGCCGGCATTCGCGCCCTGCTGGAGGTGGCCGGGCGAGAGCCGGACCTGCTGGTGGCGAGCGACCTGGGCTTCGCCGTCGGCCCCCGGCTCAATGCCGCCGGGCGACTCACCGACATGGCCCTGGGCGTGGAGTGTCTGCTCACCGACGACCCCCAGCGGGCCCGGGCGCTGGCAGCGCGTCTGGACGGGTTGAACCGCGAACGTCGGGATATCGAGGCACGGATGACCGGTGAGGCGCTGGAACTGCTCGGCGACCTGGGCGACCCGGTCTCCGGCCAGGCGCGCCCGATGGGGCTGTGCCTGTCGGACGAGGCCTGGCACCAGGGCGTGATCGGCATCCTGGCCTCGCGGCTCAAGGAGCGGTACCAGTGCCCGGTGGTGGCCTTTGCCCCCACCGGAGACGGTATGCTGAAGGGGTCCGGGCGCTCCATCCCGGGGCTCCACCTGCGCGATCTGCTGGAGGCGATCAATCGGCAGTACCCGGGGCTGATCCCCCGCTTCGGGGGGCACGCCATGGCGGCGGGCCTGAGCCTGAAGGCGTCGGACTTCCCCCTGTTCCAGCAGGCCTTCGAGGCCACCCTTGAGGAAGAACTGGAGGGTGGTCTGCCGGATGGCGAGATCGCCACGGACGGCGAGTTGGCGGGCGCGGAGCTCGGCCTGGCGGCCGCCCGTCAGCTGCGTAAGGCGGGCCCCTGGGGGCAGGGCTTCCCCGAGCCCGTCTTCGACGGCCGGTTCGAGGTCCTCGGCACCCGTATCGTCGGGGAGCGGCATGTGCGCATCAATCTGGCCCACCCCGAGGGGCGGGCACCGCTGGAGGCGATCGCTTTCAACGGTGTGGACCGGGGCTGGGACGGCCTGGACGGGGCCTGCCCGCGGTTGGCCTACCGGCTTGATGTCAACCGCTGGCGGGGCCGTGAGCGCCCGCAACTGGTGGTGGAGCACGTTGAGGACTGA
- a CDS encoding phosphoglycerate mutase, with product MASSSTLHLILPGLLGPVPRAAATAPEVQGRFPGLSALLSRARKERAPGGDLGTVLSAWLTHPEGLNAGPLGLLGDGGTPGDEYWFRADPVMLQPDRDRIVVFHGDAALPDRTEADELVMAFNGFFSDDGLVLHAPTPERWYLQVPEELAAVTTTPLLQVIGRGMGEHLPAGPRGSRWASLLNEAQMLFHSHPVNQAREDQGRPMINGLWPWGGGRLRPLEWRHRPAGLHSDNPTVAGLAKHTGVSVVPLDCDRLPPEDEGDHLVITDGPAAALAAQDLGGWLDWLEALERGWFRGLAGNQRRVRLDAGTGRAWCRDGSGRWRFWRREHDLGHWLSLEG from the coding sequence ATGGCCAGCTCCAGTACGCTCCACCTGATCCTGCCCGGGCTGCTTGGCCCGGTGCCCCGGGCGGCCGCCACGGCCCCCGAGGTCCAGGGCCGCTTTCCCGGCCTCAGTGCTCTGCTCAGCCGGGCCCGCAAGGAGCGGGCGCCGGGCGGTGATCTGGGCACCGTGCTCTCCGCCTGGCTCACCCACCCGGAGGGGCTCAACGCCGGGCCGCTGGGCTTGCTGGGCGACGGCGGGACACCGGGCGATGAGTACTGGTTCCGCGCCGACCCGGTCATGCTGCAGCCGGACCGGGACCGTATCGTGGTCTTTCATGGTGATGCGGCCCTGCCGGACCGCACCGAGGCCGATGAACTGGTCATGGCCTTCAACGGTTTCTTCTCCGACGACGGCCTGGTGCTCCATGCGCCCACACCGGAGCGCTGGTATCTGCAGGTGCCCGAGGAACTGGCCGCCGTCACCACCACGCCACTGCTGCAGGTCATCGGTCGGGGCATGGGGGAGCATCTGCCCGCCGGGCCGCGGGGCAGCCGTTGGGCCAGTCTGCTCAACGAGGCCCAGATGCTGTTCCACAGCCACCCGGTTAACCAGGCCCGCGAGGACCAGGGGCGGCCGATGATCAACGGCCTCTGGCCCTGGGGTGGGGGGCGGCTCCGGCCCCTGGAATGGCGCCATCGGCCCGCGGGGCTGCATAGCGACAACCCCACCGTGGCGGGCCTGGCCAAGCACACCGGGGTGTCGGTCGTACCGCTGGATTGCGATCGCCTGCCACCGGAAGACGAAGGCGACCACCTGGTGATCACCGACGGGCCCGCGGCCGCCCTGGCCGCTCAGGACCTCGGGGGCTGGCTGGACTGGCTCGAGGCCCTGGAACGGGGATGGTTTCGCGGGCTGGCCGGTAACCAGCGCCGGGTGCGGCTGGATGCCGGCACCGGTCGTGCCTGGTGCCGCGACGGCAGCGGCCGCTGGCGCTTCTGGCGGCGCGAGCACGACCTTGGTCACTGGTTGAGCCTGGAGGGCTGA